A stretch of the Saccharolobus caldissimus genome encodes the following:
- a CDS encoding ribosome biogenesis/translation initiation ATPase RLI, translating into MRVAVINYDYCKPDKCNLECINFCPVNRSGGKAIELSDIVKGKPVIYEETCIGCGICVKKCPFEAISIVNLPDELEGEVIHRYKVNGFKLFGLPTPKNDAILGILGKNGIGKTTVLKILAGELIPNFGDPNAKLSKDEVLARFRGKEIYNYLSKVYNNNLKVIHKIQYVEYVSKFLKGSVAEILSKVDERGKLDEVKELLNMAGFWNRDSKVLSGGELQKLLVAASLLRDGDVYIFDEPSSYLDVKERMNMAKAIRELLKNKYVIIVDHDLIVMDYLTDLIHIIYGESAVYGRVSKAYSARVGINNFLKGYLPAENMRIRNDEIKFMLKELSDLDLSKDAKIKIEWSKITKNLGDFKLFVNEGNAKEGEIIGILGPNGIGKTTFARILVGELKPDEGKVLPDKLILSYKPQRIIPNYDGTVQQYLESVSKDVLSTSSWFFEEVVKRLRLHRLLESNVMDLSGGELQKLYIAATLAREADLYVLDEPSSYLDVEERYIVSKAIKRVTRERKAVTFVIDHDLSIHDYIADRVIVFKGVPEKAGFAMSPTTLKAGMNEFLKELDITFRRDADTGRPRVNKVGSYLDRLQKEKGEYYSMATSSQ; encoded by the coding sequence ATGAGAGTAGCTGTAATTAACTATGATTATTGTAAACCAGATAAATGTAATCTGGAATGCATAAACTTTTGTCCAGTTAATAGATCAGGCGGAAAGGCAATCGAATTATCTGACATTGTTAAAGGAAAGCCAGTAATATACGAAGAAACTTGCATAGGATGTGGTATTTGTGTCAAAAAATGCCCTTTTGAGGCCATAAGCATCGTGAATCTGCCAGATGAGTTAGAAGGTGAGGTAATACATCGATATAAGGTAAATGGCTTTAAGCTATTTGGTTTACCTACCCCTAAGAATGATGCAATTTTAGGTATTTTGGGCAAAAATGGGATAGGTAAAACTACAGTATTAAAAATTTTGGCAGGAGAACTTATACCCAATTTCGGAGATCCTAATGCAAAATTATCGAAAGATGAAGTTTTGGCTAGGTTTAGAGGTAAGGAAATATATAATTATCTAAGTAAAGTTTATAACAATAATCTAAAAGTTATACATAAAATTCAATATGTAGAATATGTATCTAAGTTTCTTAAAGGAAGCGTGGCTGAAATCCTATCTAAAGTTGATGAGAGAGGAAAATTAGACGAAGTGAAAGAATTGTTAAATATGGCTGGATTTTGGAATAGAGATTCAAAAGTCCTGTCTGGAGGGGAATTACAGAAGCTATTAGTTGCAGCTTCTTTGTTAAGAGACGGAGATGTATACATTTTTGATGAACCCTCATCTTACTTAGATGTAAAAGAGAGAATGAATATGGCAAAAGCAATTAGAGAATTACTAAAGAATAAATACGTCATTATAGTGGACCATGATTTAATAGTCATGGATTATTTAACTGATTTAATTCATATAATATATGGTGAAAGTGCTGTATATGGAAGGGTTTCTAAGGCTTATTCGGCTAGGGTAGGTATAAATAACTTTCTAAAGGGCTATTTACCTGCTGAGAACATGAGAATACGAAACGATGAGATAAAATTCATGTTGAAAGAACTCAGTGACTTGGATTTATCTAAAGATGCTAAAATTAAAATAGAATGGTCTAAAATCACAAAAAATCTGGGAGATTTTAAATTATTTGTAAATGAAGGTAATGCAAAAGAGGGAGAGATAATAGGGATTTTAGGGCCTAATGGTATAGGAAAGACAACTTTTGCGAGAATATTAGTAGGAGAATTAAAACCCGATGAAGGCAAAGTTCTTCCAGATAAATTAATATTATCATATAAGCCTCAAAGGATCATTCCTAACTACGATGGAACAGTGCAACAATATTTAGAGTCAGTAAGTAAAGACGTTCTTTCCACCTCATCCTGGTTCTTTGAGGAAGTAGTAAAAAGGTTAAGATTACATAGATTATTAGAGTCAAACGTAATGGATTTAAGTGGAGGAGAATTGCAGAAATTATATATTGCAGCAACACTAGCAAGGGAAGCAGATCTTTATGTGCTTGACGAACCCTCTTCTTATCTTGACGTCGAGGAAAGATATATAGTATCAAAAGCTATAAAGAGAGTTACTAGAGAAAGAAAAGCGGTAACTTTCGTAATAGATCATGATCTTTCCATACACGACTATATAGCAGATAGAGTCATAGTCTTTAAAGGAGTTCCAGAAAAAGCTGGTTTTGCAATGTCTCCTACTACTCTTAAAGCTGGAATGAACGAGTTCTTAAAAGAATTAGATATAACATTTAGGAGAGATGCAGATACTGGAAGACCTAGAGTAAACAAAGTAGGAAGTTATTTAGATAGATTACAAAAGGAAAAGGGAGAATATTACTCTATGGCAACATCCTCTCAGTAA
- the fbp gene encoding fructose-1,6-bisphosphate aldolase/phosphatase — translation MKTTLSVIKADIGSLAGHHVVHPDTIAAANKILAEAKRNNIIIDYYITYVGDDLQLIMTHNRGELDMKVHETAWNAFKEATRIAKELGLYAAGQDLLSDSFSGNLRGMGPGIAEIEFEERPSEPVVIFMADKTEPGAYNLPLYKIFADPFNTAGLIIDPMMHEGYKFEVLDVYEGESITLNTPEESYDLLALIGTPSRYIVRRVYRKHDNLQAAVVSVERLNLIAGKYVGKDDPVMIIRAQHGLPALGEILEAFTIPYLVPGWMRGSHYGPLMPVSQKDARATRFDGPPRLIGLGFNIKNGKLVGPTDLFDDPAFDEVRRTAQLITDYIRRHGPFMPHRLEPQEMEYTTLPLVIEKLKGRFKKESDVYKAKHSIYSHEGSQE, via the coding sequence ATGAAAACAACACTTAGTGTAATTAAGGCAGATATTGGAAGTCTTGCAGGCCATCATGTAGTTCATCCAGATACAATAGCTGCTGCAAATAAGATATTAGCTGAAGCTAAAAGAAATAACATAATTATAGACTATTATATAACTTATGTAGGTGATGATCTTCAATTAATTATGACACATAATAGAGGAGAACTTGACATGAAAGTTCACGAAACTGCATGGAATGCATTTAAAGAAGCTACTAGGATAGCTAAGGAACTTGGTTTATATGCAGCTGGTCAAGACTTACTTTCAGATTCATTTTCAGGTAATTTAAGAGGTATGGGACCTGGAATAGCTGAAATAGAATTTGAGGAAAGACCATCAGAACCTGTAGTTATTTTTATGGCAGATAAAACTGAGCCAGGAGCATATAACCTTCCTTTATACAAAATATTTGCAGATCCGTTTAACACTGCTGGATTAATTATAGATCCCATGATGCATGAAGGTTATAAATTTGAAGTCCTTGATGTGTATGAGGGCGAGTCAATAACGCTAAATACGCCAGAGGAAAGTTATGATCTATTAGCCTTAATAGGTACGCCTAGCAGATATATAGTAAGAAGAGTTTATAGAAAACATGATAATCTACAAGCAGCTGTAGTATCTGTAGAAAGGCTTAATTTAATAGCAGGAAAATATGTTGGTAAAGATGATCCAGTAATGATTATAAGGGCTCAACACGGTCTTCCAGCTTTAGGAGAGATATTAGAAGCGTTTACAATACCATATTTAGTACCAGGTTGGATGAGAGGAAGCCATTATGGACCCCTTATGCCAGTGTCACAAAAAGATGCTAGAGCTACCAGATTTGATGGTCCTCCACGATTAATAGGCTTAGGATTTAATATTAAAAATGGCAAATTAGTAGGGCCAACAGACTTGTTTGATGACCCTGCATTTGACGAGGTTAGAAGAACTGCGCAATTAATCACAGACTATATTAGGAGACATGGGCCATTCATGCCTCATAGATTAGAACCTCAAGAGATGGAGTATACTACTCTTCCATTAGTAATAGAGAAGCTAAAAGGTAGATTTAAGAAAGAATCTGATGTATATAAAGCAAAGCATAGCATATATTCTCATGAGGGTTCTCAAGAATAG
- a CDS encoding 30S ribosomal protein S17e → MGNVYTKDIKRIIRELYNKYRDEIKDDFKSNKEIIMKYVDVKSKKIRNRLAGYLTRYYKIMKEKESKQTEEKEEISEEI, encoded by the coding sequence ATGGGTAATGTGTATACTAAAGATATCAAAAGAATAATAAGAGAACTTTATAATAAATATAGAGATGAAATTAAAGATGATTTTAAATCAAATAAAGAGATAATTATGAAATATGTTGATGTAAAATCTAAAAAAATTAGAAATAGACTAGCGGGTTATCTCACAAGATATTATAAAATAATGAAAGAAAAAGAATCGAAGCAGACAGAAGAGAAGGAGGAAATCAGCGAAGAGATCTGA
- a CDS encoding ATP-binding protein — translation MNKNIVGPIILIVLGFFILFHNFIRVNFLYFLIPFISIIILLYLFKNNIKLHINEFMIKQGIFHIKYENKHIYGIIMKIMGKLEPNENRVDIEKELKEFINAITRKDSEFKFLILTTIEKNKLGSSIVIYRVSEREYSSSDFNILLSEVNNIMILANAIAPHIELKIIHPSSNVLPVPSSFGNYPFLSVSEITYDSPVNVNIIGENYDIELGEATNGIVKTKIGIRLEDVTRHIGIFGSTGSGKTNTSMILATQLSAKGVKVIILDWHGEYAKILNNNNFIIYNNLNKLRINPLYLVDLNIEDTIDIIGDVLQLTDPQRFLLYTILLSLKNSKRFSFNQFLEVLNNIEDTSYWMRDVKYALLRKIFVLFTDAASELFYDNKTSINKFLDYFSKSTIIDLSFLTNLKLRKLYALFIIKLITESYVRLKVNERTLIILDEAQNYFNKEGNDFIDRIVTEIRKYNIGLCFITQSPSLISQTVLKNTNIKIIHSIKSDVDKKAIKDSLSLDERLTQSLDKLDVGEAIISAPNLKMPVIVKIKKIF, via the coding sequence ATGAATAAAAATATAGTAGGTCCTATTATACTTATAGTATTAGGTTTCTTTATATTATTTCATAATTTTATAAGAGTTAATTTCCTATATTTTCTTATTCCTTTTATCTCCATTATTATTTTATTATATTTATTTAAAAATAACATAAAATTACATATAAACGAATTTATGATAAAGCAAGGTATTTTCCATATTAAATATGAAAATAAACACATATATGGAATTATTATGAAAATAATGGGAAAATTAGAGCCAAATGAAAATAGAGTAGATATAGAGAAAGAGCTCAAAGAATTTATAAATGCAATTACACGGAAAGATTCTGAATTTAAGTTTTTAATATTAACAACTATAGAAAAAAACAAATTGGGATCTTCTATAGTTATATATAGGGTGAGTGAAAGAGAGTATTCCAGTTCCGACTTTAATATACTACTATCTGAAGTTAATAATATTATGATACTAGCTAATGCTATAGCTCCTCATATTGAACTCAAAATAATACATCCTTCATCTAATGTGTTACCCGTTCCATCATCGTTTGGCAATTATCCCTTTTTATCTGTGTCTGAAATAACGTATGATAGTCCAGTTAATGTAAATATTATAGGAGAAAATTACGATATCGAATTAGGAGAGGCTACTAATGGAATAGTTAAAACTAAAATAGGAATAAGATTAGAAGACGTTACAAGGCACATAGGAATATTTGGGAGTACTGGTTCTGGGAAGACTAATACATCAATGATTTTAGCAACTCAATTAAGTGCAAAAGGCGTTAAGGTAATTATTTTGGATTGGCATGGAGAGTATGCAAAAATACTCAACAATAATAATTTTATAATATATAATAATTTGAACAAATTGAGGATAAATCCTTTATATTTAGTGGATTTAAATATAGAAGATACTATAGACATAATTGGTGATGTACTTCAGTTAACTGACCCCCAACGTTTTTTATTATATACTATTTTATTAAGCTTAAAAAACTCTAAGAGATTTTCCTTTAATCAATTTTTAGAGGTTCTAAACAATATAGAGGATACGTCTTATTGGATGAGAGATGTTAAATACGCTCTTCTTAGAAAAATTTTTGTTTTATTTACTGATGCGGCATCGGAGTTATTTTATGATAATAAAACATCAATTAATAAGTTCTTAGATTATTTTTCAAAATCTACTATTATAGATTTAAGTTTTCTGACAAATTTAAAATTGAGAAAATTGTATGCTTTATTCATAATTAAGCTCATAACTGAGTCTTATGTGAGATTAAAGGTAAACGAAAGAACCTTAATAATACTTGATGAGGCACAAAATTACTTCAATAAAGAGGGAAACGATTTTATAGATAGGATTGTTACTGAAATACGAAAATATAATATTGGTCTCTGTTTTATCACACAATCTCCCTCATTAATTTCTCAGACTGTATTAAAAAATACTAATATAAAGATAATTCACTCAATAAAATCAGATGTCGATAAGAAGGCTATTAAAGATTCTCTATCGCTAGATGAGAGATTAACGCAAAGCTTAGATAAACTTGATGTAGGAGAAGCAATAATAAGTGCACCAAATCTTAAAATGCCAGTTATAGTAAAAATTAAAAAAATATTTTAG